A stretch of Thermomicrobium roseum DSM 5159 DNA encodes these proteins:
- the fliQ gene encoding flagellar biosynthesis protein FliQ → MNEALLLELARAAITTTLLVSAPILLTILVVGLLVSVLQAVTQVNEQTLVFIPKIVITFLILLFAGSWMGRQLATLATELFLLLPALRR, encoded by the coding sequence ATGAACGAGGCACTGCTGCTCGAATTGGCGCGGGCTGCGATCACGACCACACTGTTGGTTTCGGCTCCTATCCTGCTCACCATCCTGGTCGTCGGGCTTCTGGTGAGCGTGCTCCAGGCGGTCACCCAAGTCAATGAGCAGACACTGGTTTTCATCCCGAAGATCGTGATCACCTTCCTGATCCTGCTCTTCGCGGGATCGTGGATGGGGCGCCAGCTGGCGACACTGGCGACCGAGCTGTTCCTGCTCTTGCCGGCATTGCGTCGCTGA
- the flhB gene encoding flagellar biosynthesis protein FlhB, with protein MASERTERATPRRRQEARKRGQVPRSADLTSALVLLAGAFFLPWYAGAAGQTLWDYLERAFSGPLPRDLTGPDIVALAWASGATVLKLALPILGLFAAVGVASTLVQAGFVFAPAVLKPDWRRIDPIAGFQRLFSRRGLFETGKALLKIAIVLAVTYPLIQRDLPRYADLTGAEPAAIAQAIGQSMRDLAVRVGAAYLALAILDYGFQRWDLEQRLRMTRHELKEELRQTEGDPEIKARIRRLQRQMAMRRMMAQVPKATVVVTNPTHLAVALRYEPRSMRAPVVVAKGAGAVAERITAIARQHTIPVLRNQPLAQALYRTVEVGQEIPITLYEAVADIIAYVYRLRRASAPVQSETPPTSVS; from the coding sequence ATGGCGAGCGAGCGCACCGAGCGCGCCACACCGCGCCGGCGCCAAGAAGCCCGCAAGCGTGGGCAAGTCCCGCGCAGTGCGGACCTGACCTCGGCGCTGGTCCTGTTGGCCGGGGCTTTCTTCCTCCCATGGTACGCTGGTGCAGCGGGACAGACCCTCTGGGACTATCTCGAACGCGCCTTCAGCGGTCCCTTGCCGCGCGATCTCACTGGGCCGGACATCGTCGCGCTGGCTTGGGCGAGCGGGGCGACCGTTCTGAAGCTCGCGCTCCCCATCCTCGGGCTCTTCGCCGCGGTCGGCGTGGCCAGCACACTGGTGCAAGCGGGCTTCGTCTTCGCACCAGCGGTGCTCAAACCGGACTGGCGACGGATCGATCCGATCGCCGGCTTCCAGCGACTGTTCTCCCGACGAGGCCTCTTCGAGACGGGCAAGGCGCTTCTCAAGATCGCTATCGTTCTCGCAGTGACGTATCCGCTCATCCAACGGGATCTGCCGCGCTACGCCGATCTGACCGGTGCGGAACCAGCGGCTATCGCGCAGGCGATCGGGCAGAGCATGCGCGATCTGGCAGTGCGGGTCGGCGCGGCCTATCTGGCACTGGCGATCCTGGACTACGGGTTCCAGCGCTGGGACCTGGAGCAACGTTTGCGGATGACCCGCCACGAACTCAAGGAAGAACTCCGACAAACGGAGGGAGATCCCGAGATCAAGGCGCGGATCCGGCGCCTGCAGCGGCAGATGGCGATGCGCCGGATGATGGCACAAGTTCCCAAAGCGACGGTGGTGGTGACCAACCCGACCCACCTGGCAGTCGCCTTGCGGTACGAGCCGCGCAGCATGCGTGCGCCAGTCGTGGTGGCCAAGGGAGCAGGGGCAGTCGCCGAGCGGATCACCGCCATCGCGCGGCAGCACACGATCCCGGTCCTCCGCAACCAGCCACTGGCGCAGGCGCTCTATCGGACCGTCGAGGTGGGCCAGGAAATCCCGATCACGCTCTACGAAGCGGTGGCCGACATCATCGCCTACGTCTACCGGTTGCGCCGGGCCAGCGCGCCGGTCCAGAGCGAGACGCCGCCGACGAGCGTTTCGTGA
- the fliR gene encoding flagellar biosynthetic protein FliR codes for MEVTTPLIPSSIALFVLVVTRVGLVLSLLPGFGSQAVPLPARVALAVVLALALVPFVPTDASGLSDPTVFAVALARELVTGLALGLAVAAVFAAVEMAASLIGYQLGFGLAATFNPAFGMQGTALNTLYLALAALVLFGTNGHHQLVGALARSLILLPPGAAAPDVDTPRAVIALTGAMFSDALRIGLPIAGSLLVADIGLGLLNRMVPQMSVFFVGLPAKILLGFLVLLLSLPFLLQILVHVSTDGLLNVLTRVILAAR; via the coding sequence ATGGAGGTCACGACACCCCTCATCCCGAGCTCGATCGCGCTGTTCGTCCTGGTGGTCACCCGGGTCGGGCTCGTGCTCTCGCTGCTTCCCGGGTTCGGAAGCCAGGCCGTGCCGCTGCCCGCCCGCGTCGCGCTGGCCGTCGTCCTGGCGCTGGCACTGGTCCCATTCGTCCCGACCGATGCCAGCGGGCTCAGCGATCCGACCGTCTTCGCGGTCGCCTTGGCCCGCGAGTTGGTGACAGGGCTGGCACTGGGATTGGCGGTGGCCGCTGTCTTCGCTGCGGTGGAGATGGCGGCCTCGCTCATCGGCTACCAACTCGGCTTCGGATTGGCGGCGACGTTCAACCCGGCCTTCGGGATGCAGGGCACAGCCCTGAACACGCTCTACTTGGCCTTGGCAGCACTGGTCCTCTTCGGCACGAATGGGCACCACCAACTGGTCGGAGCGCTGGCCCGCAGCCTGATCCTGCTGCCTCCGGGAGCAGCCGCTCCCGACGTCGATACCCCCCGTGCGGTCATCGCGCTGACCGGCGCCATGTTCAGCGATGCGCTCCGGATCGGGCTCCCGATCGCTGGCTCGCTCCTGGTCGCGGACATCGGGCTGGGGCTGCTCAACCGCATGGTGCCCCAGATGAGCGTCTTCTTCGTCGGACTTCCGGCCAAGATCCTGCTCGGTTTTCTCGTCCTGTTGCTCTCGCTTCCTTTTCTTTTGCAGATCCTGGTGCACGTCTCGACCGATGGCCTCCTGAACGTTCTGACGCGCGTGATCTTGGCAGCGAGGTGA
- a CDS encoding GTP-binding signal recognition particle SRP54, G-domain produces the protein MLEARTYRAESIQAALLLAKAELGPDAVILDVRHLEPRHLLGGPAVVELVAAPGSPAVQRGPGTPGIPAIPAIGDPVVLGLTALGLSPRFAAELVQAYRQGKGPSRDLRRVLAARIAEYITVAPWLPLGGRMILALVGPTGVGKTTTALKLAAAARTDGFAVQLISCGGDEAHDARSETLARSFGLPFTRAANGVELQRALRMTSGQLVLIDTAGANPFDPRAIAALEGVLASEHVIVALTLSVGGDLEETLEAARRYAPLRPRALILTKLDETRRPGLALGLAERLARPLLALTTGTRIPDDLVSASTPALTELAAWTLERLERRAAVRPPS, from the coding sequence ATGCTGGAGGCACGCACCTACCGGGCAGAATCGATCCAAGCCGCGCTCCTCTTGGCCAAGGCGGAACTCGGGCCGGATGCCGTCATCTTGGACGTGCGTCACCTCGAACCGCGTCATCTCCTCGGCGGGCCAGCCGTCGTGGAACTCGTGGCTGCACCGGGGTCGCCTGCAGTCCAACGCGGCCCGGGAACGCCGGGAATCCCGGCGATCCCAGCGATCGGTGATCCGGTCGTCCTGGGGCTGACAGCGCTCGGGTTGAGTCCACGCTTCGCGGCGGAACTGGTCCAGGCTTACCGGCAAGGGAAGGGTCCGAGCCGCGATCTCCGTCGAGTACTGGCCGCTCGGATTGCGGAGTACATCACGGTGGCGCCGTGGTTACCGCTCGGGGGACGCATGATCCTGGCGCTCGTCGGCCCGACCGGTGTCGGCAAGACGACGACGGCGCTGAAGCTCGCGGCGGCAGCTCGAACCGATGGCTTCGCGGTGCAACTCATCAGCTGCGGGGGCGACGAAGCGCACGACGCGCGCAGCGAGACACTGGCGCGGAGCTTCGGCCTCCCCTTCACCCGCGCGGCGAATGGGGTCGAACTCCAGCGGGCACTCCGGATGACGAGCGGCCAGCTGGTCCTGATCGACACGGCAGGGGCGAACCCGTTCGATCCGCGCGCCATCGCGGCGCTGGAGGGAGTTCTGGCCAGCGAGCACGTGATCGTCGCGCTGACGCTCTCCGTCGGAGGCGACCTGGAAGAAACGCTCGAAGCGGCGCGCCGTTATGCGCCGCTGCGTCCTCGGGCTCTCATCCTGACCAAGCTCGACGAGACCCGGCGCCCGGGACTGGCCCTGGGCCTGGCTGAACGGCTGGCGCGTCCCCTGTTGGCGCTCACCACCGGCACCCGGATTCCCGACGACCTGGTGAGCGCTTCGACACCGGCGCTGACCGAGCTCGCTGCCTGGACGCTGGAGCGCCTGGAACGACGAGCCGCCGTTCGTCCCCCGTCCTAG
- a CDS encoding flagellar hook-basal body protein yields the protein MEALYFPAVSGVRAQQVRLDTIAHNLANLETDGFKAARADFTAVPPQEYRVARAGEAPLGPVPIGSGVELSATTRQFTLGPVEVTGDPFDLALAGPDTFVATELPDGTTAFRRSGRLSIDATGRLVFEDGSLLQPPLVLPAGAQLDRIAPDGTVFVRAAGSGDAQPIGRLELVRFPNPQGLLAAGQGRWIATEAAGQPETGAPGEGNWPPVLSGVREHSNVDLVDQMTQLIMAQRAYTANLRSLQTIDELIEIATRLRQ from the coding sequence ATGGAAGCGTTGTACTTCCCGGCGGTCAGCGGCGTGCGAGCGCAGCAGGTGCGACTGGATACGATCGCGCACAACCTGGCCAACTTGGAGACGGACGGCTTCAAGGCGGCGCGCGCCGACTTCACCGCGGTCCCGCCACAGGAATACCGGGTGGCTCGAGCTGGCGAGGCGCCGCTGGGGCCGGTGCCGATCGGATCCGGTGTCGAGCTTTCCGCGACGACACGCCAGTTCACGCTGGGACCAGTGGAGGTCACCGGCGATCCGTTCGATCTGGCGCTGGCTGGACCGGATACGTTCGTGGCGACGGAGCTTCCAGACGGGACCACTGCTTTTCGGCGCAGTGGCCGCCTGAGCATCGATGCGACCGGCCGGCTGGTGTTCGAGGACGGGAGTCTCCTCCAGCCCCCGCTCGTCCTGCCGGCAGGAGCACAGCTCGATCGGATCGCACCGGACGGAACCGTCTTCGTGCGAGCCGCCGGGAGCGGCGATGCCCAGCCGATCGGGCGATTGGAACTGGTGCGCTTCCCGAACCCTCAGGGTCTCCTGGCCGCGGGACAGGGACGTTGGATCGCGACCGAGGCAGCCGGACAACCGGAAACCGGAGCACCGGGGGAGGGGAACTGGCCTCCAGTGCTGAGCGGGGTGCGCGAACATTCCAACGTCGATCTCGTCGATCAGATGACGCAGCTCATCATGGCGCAACGGGCGTACACGGCCAACCTGCGCTCCTTGCAAACGATCGACGAACTGATCGAGATCGCGACGCGGCTGCGGCAGTAG
- the flhA gene encoding flagellar biosynthesis protein FlhA, producing MASTPTVSGNRAEPVSGIRRLVRYSDVALAAGVVAIVALMILPVPAHVLDILITTNIALALTILLVSLYIHEPLQFSAFPTVLLLATLFRLALNITSTRLILLQGNAGEVINAFGRFVVGGNYVVGIVVFVILVVIQFVVITNGAGRVAEVAARFTLDAMPGKQMSIDADLNAGLITEEEARRRRQEIAREADFYGAMDGASKFVKGDAIAGIVIILINILGGIAIGALQRGLSLGEALRTYALLTVGDGLVSQIPALLISTATGIIVTRSASDANLGLDLARQIFSAPRALAIAGVLLAVLGLAPGLPAPPFFLGAVGMLGAALALRQPARPAAAEIPPPASETEEAMPEVAPVDPLELEIGYGLIPLVDQAAGGQLLRRITLLRKQIAQELGFVMPTVRIRDNLTLRPNEYRILVRGIKAGEGEVYPDRLMAMSTTGEPPQLEGIAAREPAFGLQAVWIAEGQRAAAEAQGYAVVDAASVITTHLSEVVRRHAAQLLRRQDVQRLLDSVRREHPAVVDELVPHLLSLSEVHQVLQRLLEEQVPIRDLVTILEVLGNHARSVRTVHVLAEHVRHALAAAITQQYVAADGTLGALVLHPDLATQLQESIHHGEDGPQLALPPERLQALLSAVAQEMERVAALGYQPVLLAPASLRAALSRTLRRSLPNLAVLAYHEVAPGIRVQILGTVRG from the coding sequence ATGGCGAGCACGCCGACAGTCAGCGGAAACCGCGCAGAGCCGGTGAGCGGCATCCGGCGACTCGTCCGCTACAGCGACGTCGCCCTGGCTGCGGGCGTGGTGGCGATCGTCGCCCTGATGATCTTGCCGGTTCCCGCCCACGTCCTCGATATCTTGATCACGACCAATATCGCACTGGCCCTGACGATCCTCCTAGTCTCGCTGTACATCCACGAACCACTCCAGTTCTCGGCTTTCCCGACGGTTCTCCTCCTCGCCACGCTCTTCCGGCTCGCGCTCAACATCACCTCGACCCGCTTGATCCTGCTGCAGGGGAACGCTGGTGAGGTGATCAACGCGTTCGGTCGCTTCGTGGTAGGCGGCAACTACGTGGTGGGGATCGTCGTCTTCGTGATCCTGGTGGTGATCCAGTTCGTGGTGATCACCAACGGGGCGGGGCGCGTGGCGGAAGTGGCTGCACGCTTCACCCTGGACGCGATGCCCGGCAAGCAGATGTCGATCGATGCCGACCTCAATGCCGGCCTCATCACCGAGGAGGAGGCACGGCGTCGACGGCAGGAGATCGCGCGCGAAGCCGACTTCTACGGCGCGATGGACGGTGCCAGCAAGTTCGTCAAGGGGGACGCCATCGCGGGCATCGTGATCATCCTCATCAACATCCTGGGTGGTATCGCCATCGGCGCGCTGCAGCGCGGCCTTTCGCTCGGCGAGGCGCTGCGCACCTACGCCCTGCTGACCGTCGGGGACGGTTTGGTCTCGCAGATCCCCGCCCTGCTGATCTCCACGGCGACCGGCATCATCGTGACGCGCAGTGCCTCGGATGCCAATCTGGGACTGGATCTGGCGCGACAGATCTTCAGTGCTCCCCGGGCGCTGGCGATCGCTGGTGTCCTGCTGGCTGTCCTGGGACTGGCGCCAGGCTTGCCGGCCCCACCGTTTTTCCTCGGGGCGGTCGGGATGCTGGGTGCAGCGCTGGCCCTGCGGCAACCGGCCCGACCGGCAGCAGCCGAGATCCCGCCGCCAGCGAGCGAGACCGAGGAGGCGATGCCGGAGGTGGCACCGGTCGATCCGCTGGAACTGGAGATCGGCTACGGACTGATCCCGCTGGTCGATCAAGCAGCTGGTGGACAGCTGTTGCGGCGGATCACGCTCTTGCGCAAGCAGATCGCACAAGAACTGGGGTTCGTCATGCCGACCGTGCGCATCCGGGACAATCTGACCCTGCGGCCGAACGAGTACCGCATTCTGGTGCGTGGAATCAAGGCTGGGGAGGGCGAAGTCTATCCGGACCGACTGATGGCGATGAGCACGACCGGTGAACCGCCGCAGCTGGAGGGGATCGCGGCGCGTGAACCGGCCTTCGGTCTCCAGGCAGTGTGGATCGCCGAAGGACAACGCGCGGCAGCCGAAGCGCAGGGCTACGCAGTGGTCGATGCCGCCTCGGTGATCACGACGCATTTGAGCGAAGTGGTGCGCCGTCACGCAGCACAACTGTTGCGCCGCCAGGACGTGCAACGGCTGCTGGATAGTGTCCGGCGCGAGCACCCGGCGGTGGTGGACGAACTCGTCCCGCATCTCCTCTCGCTGAGCGAGGTGCACCAGGTGCTGCAGCGCCTCCTCGAGGAGCAGGTCCCGATCCGCGACCTCGTCACCATCCTGGAAGTGCTGGGGAACCATGCCCGCTCCGTGCGCACCGTGCATGTCCTCGCCGAGCATGTCCGGCATGCTTTGGCAGCTGCCATCACCCAGCAGTACGTGGCAGCGGACGGCACGCTGGGCGCGCTGGTACTGCATCCTGACCTGGCGACGCAGCTCCAGGAATCGATCCATCACGGTGAGGATGGGCCACAACTGGCGCTGCCACCGGAGCGCTTGCAGGCATTGCTGAGCGCTGTAGCCCAGGAGATGGAGCGCGTGGCGGCTCTCGGTTATCAGCCGGTGCTGCTCGCGCCAGCCAGCCTGCGGGCTGCCCTGAGTCGCACACTCCGCCGCTCCTTGCCGAACCTGGCAGTCCTGGCTTACCACGAGGTCGCACCTGGAATCCGCGTCCAGATTTTGGGAACCGTGAGGGGGTAA
- a CDS encoding flagellar FlbD family protein, whose protein sequence is MITVTRLDGSRVVVNAELIEMVEAVPETVIVLVTRRRLMVREPVDEVIDRVLAYRRGLGGQPDAVRGLLPRAEHDD, encoded by the coding sequence ATGATCACGGTCACGCGGCTGGACGGAAGCCGGGTCGTCGTCAATGCCGAACTCATCGAAATGGTCGAGGCTGTGCCCGAGACGGTCATCGTTCTCGTGACCCGGCGTCGCCTGATGGTCCGCGAGCCGGTCGATGAGGTCATCGACCGCGTGCTGGCCTATCGACGGGGGCTCGGCGGGCAACCGGACGCGGTGCGTGGCCTACTCCCTCGCGCTGAGCACGACGATTGA
- a CDS encoding FliA/WhiG family RNA polymerase sigma factor codes for MAIPARQEGRLRQRLRRIEARDDTRAQLVEQYAPLVKYVVDRLRLSLPPSVERDDLIGYGTIGLLEALDRFDDTRGVKFETYAAMRIRGAILDALRTLDIVPRSARSRARQIEQATREFFAEYGRMPSENELADHLGMTTTELQQAISDAACLFLPLQASEDPDTLTLEEQLADPNALEPGEVAAEEDLKQRIAAALATLSERDRLIVSLYYYEDLTMREISQLLGISESRVSQILNRVRLQLRALLRERGVGLDDLEPGAR; via the coding sequence ATGGCGATCCCGGCACGCCAAGAAGGAAGGCTTCGCCAGCGGCTCCGCCGCATCGAGGCCCGTGACGACACACGTGCGCAACTCGTCGAGCAGTACGCACCGCTCGTCAAGTACGTGGTCGACCGCCTGCGACTCTCGCTGCCCCCGAGCGTGGAGCGGGACGACCTCATCGGCTACGGGACGATCGGTCTCCTGGAGGCGCTGGACCGGTTCGATGACACGCGGGGGGTGAAGTTCGAGACCTACGCAGCGATGCGGATCCGCGGGGCCATCCTCGATGCGCTGCGCACGCTCGATATCGTCCCGCGGAGTGCCCGCAGCCGGGCACGCCAGATCGAGCAGGCGACCCGGGAGTTCTTCGCCGAGTACGGGCGGATGCCTAGCGAGAACGAACTGGCCGACCATCTCGGCATGACCACGACCGAACTGCAGCAGGCGATCAGTGACGCTGCCTGCCTTTTCCTCCCGCTGCAAGCGAGCGAGGATCCGGACACGCTCACGCTCGAAGAGCAACTCGCTGACCCCAATGCGCTGGAGCCGGGCGAGGTCGCTGCCGAAGAAGATCTCAAGCAGCGGATCGCTGCCGCACTGGCCACGCTGAGCGAGCGCGATCGCCTGATCGTCTCGCTCTACTACTACGAGGACCTCACCATGCGGGAGATCAGCCAGCTGCTCGGCATTTCCGAATCACGGGTGAGCCAGATCCTCAACCGAGTGCGGTTGCAGCTGCGCGCCCTGTTGCGCGAGCGTGGCGTCGGTCTGGACGACCTGGAACCGGGGGCGAGATGA
- a CDS encoding transmembrane sensory transduction histidine kinase for metal resistance has translation MSFGLMEMQVVALIGLLAIASLTAWSSATLWRRQRKLEELVSELAASLGQRSGEGELAPRTDEGEDQLPGLADLVASLKAADRQTVEDLLRTPVDLPRATAIEVDRPTERAARFGFPSRSHPQGWEA, from the coding sequence ATGAGTTTCGGGCTTATGGAGATGCAGGTGGTGGCGCTCATCGGACTCCTGGCGATCGCCTCGCTGACCGCCTGGAGTTCAGCGACCCTCTGGCGACGGCAGCGGAAGCTGGAAGAACTGGTCAGCGAACTCGCGGCTTCGCTCGGGCAGCGATCGGGAGAGGGAGAACTGGCTCCCCGTACCGACGAAGGAGAGGACCAGCTCCCCGGTCTCGCCGATCTGGTGGCCTCGCTGAAGGCGGCTGATCGGCAAACGGTGGAAGACCTGTTGCGCACGCCGGTCGATCTCCCACGGGCCACGGCGATCGAGGTCGATCGACCGACAGAGCGAGCAGCGCGCTTCGGTTTTCCCTCGCGGAGCCACCCGCAAGGATGGGAGGCTTGA
- a CDS encoding flagellar hook-basal body protein produces MIRTIYQAAAGMMAQFARQLTLATNLANIETPGYRQQESTIRDFQQMFLLRLGRGEASPIGTLSTAVRWDKPLVDLRQGSLIETGRPLDLALAGRAFFAIQTPDGVEYTRDGRFQLDAQRRLVTADGHPVLGEQGPLVLPAGDIWVEPDGTILVGEQVVGRLLLVEFPPDAQFEPVAGNRYRTDATGAPSETTGVSQGFLEASNVDLTQTLTDMLAATRSYQLAARSLQLADETLRLAVNSVGRVNQG; encoded by the coding sequence ATGATCCGCACGATCTACCAAGCAGCGGCTGGAATGATGGCGCAGTTCGCGCGCCAGCTGACGCTCGCAACAAACCTGGCGAACATCGAGACACCCGGATACCGGCAGCAAGAGAGCACGATCCGGGACTTTCAACAGATGTTCCTCCTGCGGCTCGGCCGAGGGGAGGCGAGTCCGATCGGCACGCTCTCGACCGCCGTCCGCTGGGACAAGCCGCTGGTCGATCTGCGCCAGGGCTCGCTGATCGAGACCGGGCGCCCGCTCGACCTGGCTCTGGCCGGTCGTGCCTTCTTCGCAATCCAGACGCCGGACGGCGTGGAATACACGCGGGACGGACGCTTCCAGCTCGATGCCCAGCGACGCCTGGTCACGGCGGACGGTCATCCGGTACTCGGAGAGCAGGGGCCACTGGTGCTGCCTGCGGGAGACATTTGGGTCGAACCGGACGGCACGATCCTGGTGGGGGAGCAAGTGGTGGGGAGACTGCTCCTGGTCGAATTTCCGCCGGACGCACAGTTCGAGCCGGTGGCAGGGAACCGGTATCGAACCGACGCGACCGGAGCCCCCTCTGAGACCACTGGCGTCAGCCAGGGTTTTCTAGAAGCCTCGAACGTCGATCTGACCCAGACGTTGACCGACATGCTGGCAGCCACGCGCAGTTACCAGCTGGCAGCACGGTCGCTGCAGCTGGCAGACGAGACGCTCCGCTTGGCCGTCAACTCGGTCGGTCGGGTGAATCAAGGATGA
- the fliP gene encoding flagellar type III secretion system pore protein FliP (The bacterial flagellar biogenesis protein FliP forms a type III secretion system (T3SS)-type pore required for flagellar assembly.) yields the protein MERTMRDEARLRASEPKGPLRWGALAAGVLGAMASSACAFQATMGSTQIQVQSQGGNSTGNPVAAGLELVFLLTLVSLLPTILIVMTSFTRIVIVLSFVRSAIGVPQLPPNQVLIGLALFLTVFVMAPTWQAVNRDALQPYLRGEINQRTALERGLQPLRTFMFRQTRERDIALFMSLGNLPRPRTPEDVPTWVLVPAFILSELKTAFTMGFVLFIPFLVIDLIVSSTLMAMGMIMVPPVVISLPFKLLLFVMVDGWDLLVRSLVVSFGTG from the coding sequence GTGGAGCGAACCATGCGGGACGAGGCGCGACTGCGAGCGAGCGAACCGAAGGGACCACTGCGGTGGGGGGCGCTCGCCGCTGGTGTCCTGGGAGCGATGGCGAGCAGCGCCTGCGCCTTCCAGGCAACGATGGGCTCCACCCAGATCCAGGTGCAGAGCCAAGGAGGAAACAGCACCGGCAACCCGGTCGCAGCAGGCCTGGAACTAGTCTTCTTGCTGACGCTGGTCAGTCTGCTGCCGACGATCCTGATCGTGATGACCTCGTTCACGCGGATCGTGATCGTGCTCTCCTTCGTCCGCTCGGCGATCGGCGTACCGCAACTTCCGCCGAACCAGGTCCTGATCGGGCTGGCACTCTTCCTGACCGTATTCGTCATGGCTCCGACTTGGCAAGCGGTCAACCGCGATGCACTCCAACCGTACCTGCGGGGCGAGATCAACCAGCGGACAGCACTGGAGCGCGGGCTGCAGCCGCTGCGCACCTTCATGTTCCGACAGACACGGGAGCGCGACATCGCGCTCTTCATGAGCCTCGGCAATTTGCCGCGCCCGCGGACACCGGAGGATGTCCCGACCTGGGTGCTGGTCCCCGCCTTCATCCTGAGCGAGCTGAAGACTGCGTTTACCATGGGATTCGTCCTCTTCATCCCCTTCCTGGTCATCGATTTGATCGTCTCCAGCACGCTGATGGCGATGGGGATGATCATGGTTCCGCCGGTCGTCATCTCGTTACCGTTCAAGCTATTGCTCTTCGTCATGGTGGACGGTTGGGACCTTCTCGTCCGCTCCCTGGTCGTCAGCTTCGGCACTGGTTAG
- the flgM gene encoding flagellar biosynthesis anti-sigma factor FlgM: protein MVNQVGHVWHDPSVQRVETPEQQHARQPVTPPSRPDRPQQAAEVAPELQEVQRAIEVVRQAPDVREGRVAAIRKLLEAGKYQVPLAAVADRIAADLRPTLDSE from the coding sequence ATGGTCAACCAAGTCGGACACGTCTGGCACGATCCCTCGGTCCAGCGGGTGGAGACACCGGAGCAGCAGCACGCTCGCCAACCGGTGACGCCGCCGAGCCGTCCAGATCGCCCGCAGCAGGCCGCGGAAGTGGCCCCGGAACTCCAGGAAGTCCAGCGGGCGATCGAGGTCGTTCGGCAAGCACCGGATGTCCGCGAGGGACGAGTGGCCGCGATCCGCAAGCTGCTGGAAGCTGGCAAGTACCAGGTTCCGCTGGCAGCGGTGGCGGATCGCATCGCTGCCGACTTGCGGCCCACGCTGGACAGCGAGTAA